A portion of the Rubritalea squalenifaciens DSM 18772 genome contains these proteins:
- a CDS encoding GDSL-type esterase/lipase family protein — protein MCRFLTRLLILLVCLPSQLQAELSLASVFSDKMLFQREQAVPIWGTATPGAAIQVEFAGQQLTTTASAEGKWSLSLKAMPASSRDQQLTVTSGTKQLVIKDVLIGDLWIATGQSNMDWQLNQTTTGKSSIADSEDRQLRLLNLEGTLHPNNKHYELKFLKQLNKDNYYRNKGWQQSGPQSSANFSAVAYHFAKSLRSEVKVPVGVINLAVGGSPIEAHLSPEVMQKSPELSRLLPQWWKNEDYPQWCRQRAALNLSQWTASADLRDQAPPHPFAPHFLWEAGIAKILPLPVKGILWYQGESNATQDGAGGPPVDPALNKMKFKSLIKSWRQAWKDDSLPVYFVQLPGLNRPWALFREMQLEASQEIPHAHMAVSIDLGHSTDVHPRNKQPVGERLARLALKHSYGKDIITNGPIYKRSTFKQDKVYVDFENSKGLSASGGGAIKGFELAGNDRVFHPAEATPSKGYLLVRSVKVKEPAFIRYAWANDPKCNLVNATGLPASPFRARSDTATVRIACIGDSITFGSGTTDRLQNSYPLQLQDLLGKNYEVKNFGNPGRGVVKKSMRGKEKRAYFFMKEHQQALAFQPDIVICNLGINDLMDWNKFGKDHFVSDYRSLLQSYKALDTRPRIIIWQPLAPLFKGQTYYGNPAVDAINQAIQKVAESENLETLDMASPFKGKGHLFPDKLHPNAEGARAIAEITAKYLN, from the coding sequence ATGTGCAGGTTTCTTACTCGGCTCCTGATCTTACTGGTATGTCTCCCCTCCCAGCTGCAGGCGGAGCTTAGCTTGGCGTCTGTCTTCAGCGATAAGATGCTTTTCCAGAGGGAACAAGCTGTCCCCATCTGGGGCACTGCGACTCCCGGCGCGGCTATCCAAGTCGAGTTCGCAGGTCAACAGCTCACCACCACAGCATCTGCAGAGGGCAAATGGTCGCTGAGCTTGAAAGCCATGCCAGCATCAAGCCGCGATCAGCAACTGACTGTCACCTCAGGCACGAAGCAACTCGTGATCAAGGATGTACTCATCGGCGATCTCTGGATCGCGACCGGTCAATCGAACATGGACTGGCAACTCAACCAGACCACCACCGGCAAGAGCTCGATCGCCGATTCCGAGGACAGGCAACTTCGCCTCCTCAATCTGGAAGGCACGCTTCACCCGAACAACAAGCACTACGAACTCAAGTTCCTCAAGCAACTCAACAAGGACAACTACTACCGCAACAAGGGCTGGCAGCAGTCCGGTCCACAAAGTTCCGCAAATTTCTCCGCCGTCGCCTATCACTTTGCAAAGTCGCTACGCAGCGAGGTCAAAGTCCCCGTCGGAGTCATCAACTTGGCAGTGGGAGGCTCCCCCATAGAAGCTCACCTGTCCCCGGAGGTCATGCAGAAAAGCCCTGAGCTCTCCAGACTTTTGCCGCAATGGTGGAAAAATGAAGACTATCCCCAGTGGTGCAGACAGCGCGCGGCGCTGAACTTGAGCCAGTGGACCGCTTCTGCCGATCTTCGTGACCAGGCCCCACCTCACCCCTTTGCACCCCACTTCCTCTGGGAGGCAGGCATCGCCAAAATCCTCCCCTTACCCGTAAAAGGTATTCTCTGGTACCAAGGTGAATCCAATGCCACTCAGGATGGTGCAGGCGGGCCACCTGTCGACCCGGCACTGAACAAGATGAAGTTCAAGAGCCTGATCAAATCCTGGCGTCAGGCTTGGAAGGACGACTCCCTTCCCGTCTATTTTGTCCAACTACCAGGGCTGAACCGTCCCTGGGCCCTATTCCGGGAAATGCAGTTGGAAGCTAGCCAGGAAATCCCACACGCCCATATGGCCGTGAGTATCGACCTAGGACACTCTACAGATGTTCACCCCAGAAACAAACAGCCAGTGGGAGAACGCCTGGCCCGCCTCGCCCTGAAGCACAGCTATGGCAAGGACATCATCACCAATGGCCCCATCTACAAGCGCAGCACTTTCAAGCAGGACAAGGTCTACGTCGACTTCGAAAACTCCAAGGGACTGAGTGCATCTGGTGGAGGCGCCATCAAAGGCTTTGAGCTGGCAGGCAATGACCGCGTCTTCCACCCCGCCGAGGCCACTCCATCCAAGGGCTACCTTCTCGTTCGTTCGGTCAAGGTCAAGGAGCCTGCATTCATTCGTTATGCCTGGGCCAATGATCCGAAATGCAATCTTGTCAATGCCACCGGCCTACCCGCCAGCCCCTTCCGCGCCAGATCGGACACTGCAACCGTCCGGATCGCCTGCATTGGCGACAGCATCACCTTTGGTTCAGGAACTACAGACAGACTACAAAATAGCTATCCACTTCAACTTCAGGATCTGTTAGGTAAGAATTATGAAGTCAAAAACTTCGGCAACCCCGGCAGAGGGGTCGTCAAAAAGTCGATGCGCGGCAAAGAGAAGCGAGCCTACTTCTTCATGAAGGAACACCAGCAGGCTCTCGCCTTCCAGCCAGACATCGTGATTTGCAACCTCGGCATCAATGATCTCATGGATTGGAACAAGTTTGGCAAAGATCACTTTGTTTCCGACTACCGCTCCTTGCTCCAGAGCTATAAAGCGCTGGATACGCGACCGCGCATCATCATCTGGCAACCACTGGCTCCTCTATTCAAAGGCCAGACCTACTATGGCAACCCAGCCGTAGACGCTATCAACCAGGCCATCCAGAAAGTCGCTGAGTCAGAGAATCTAGAGACTCTGGACATGGCTTCCCCTTTCAAGGGAAAGGGCCATCTCTTCCCTGACAAGCTGCACCCTAACGCCGAGGGAGCCAGAGCTATCGCTGAAATAACCGCCAAATATCTCAACTAG
- a CDS encoding YdcF family protein translates to MSFNVFADAQTIWDYHQMHHDIQPADMIWALGSHDLRVADRAAELWHQGMAPIVVMSGGLGNFTRGHFKKPEAELFAERALDLGVPWDSILIENQSTNSGENVSLSRQLLDSKMISVKSAIAVHKPYMERRAYATIRAQWPELEVQASSPQLNLFEYCTEDICADTVINIMIGDLQRIMEYPKQGFMIQQPVPDHVQQAMDRLIEAGYTNHLLHTKSP, encoded by the coding sequence ATGAGCTTCAATGTATTCGCAGACGCCCAGACCATCTGGGACTACCACCAGATGCATCACGACATTCAGCCAGCAGACATGATCTGGGCACTCGGCAGTCACGACCTCAGAGTGGCTGACAGAGCTGCCGAGCTATGGCATCAGGGCATGGCTCCCATCGTTGTCATGTCGGGAGGTTTGGGCAACTTCACGCGAGGACATTTTAAAAAGCCGGAGGCCGAACTCTTTGCCGAACGCGCTCTTGATTTAGGAGTCCCCTGGGACTCCATCCTCATCGAGAACCAGTCCACGAACTCTGGCGAAAATGTTTCCCTGAGCAGGCAACTGTTAGATAGCAAGATGATCTCGGTAAAAAGCGCCATTGCGGTTCACAAGCCTTACATGGAGCGCCGGGCTTACGCTACGATTCGCGCCCAATGGCCAGAACTCGAAGTCCAGGCCAGCTCACCTCAGCTCAACCTCTTCGAGTACTGCACCGAGGACATCTGCGCAGACACCGTCATTAACATCATGATCGGCGACCTGCAGCGCATCATGGAATACCCCAAGCAAGGCTTCATGATCCAACAGCCAGTTCCTGATCACGTGCAACAAGCCATGGATAGACTGATCGAGGCAGGCTACACCAACCATTTGCTGCACACAAAATCACCTTAA
- a CDS encoding YegP family protein, translated as MATGYYVLRKITKHSFVLKAANHEIILTSQSYESKAAAENGIASVQENGSQEARFERKSSSAGDPYFVLKAGNGQIIGTSEMYSSEQARDNGIESVKKNSTSSVIKDETEG; from the coding sequence ATGGCTACAGGATACTATGTATTAAGAAAAATCACGAAGCACAGCTTTGTTCTCAAAGCTGCTAACCACGAAATCATTCTCACCAGCCAGAGCTACGAGTCCAAGGCTGCTGCTGAGAACGGAATTGCTTCCGTGCAAGAAAACGGCTCACAGGAGGCACGCTTTGAGCGTAAATCCTCCAGCGCTGGAGATCCCTACTTCGTCCTCAAAGCAGGTAATGGCCAAATCATTGGCACCAGTGAAATGTATAGCTCTGAACAAGCCCGCGATAACGGTATCGAATCCGTCAAAAAGAATTCTACCAGCTCCGTCATCAAGGACGAGACAGAAGGATAA
- a CDS encoding alpha/beta hydrolase family protein: MDIRNRHGEKIDHAFHEADRDDVLVVLAHGVTGDKDREMLMTLANGLAAKGWPAMRMSFSGNGHSEGDFRDSTVSKEVDDLHAVLDQVKGSKKIAYIGHSMGGAVGALAAAKDDRINVLVSLAGMVRTKDFCDTEFGEETPDSGYMWEDDTKPLSQAYVDDMHAIGDTFAAARDVRTPWLLIHGTEDDVVLPKDSDDLYLKLKGKKKLVRVEGADHMFANDYDLLIEEIDDWLGEHLG; encoded by the coding sequence ATGGATATACGTAACCGACATGGTGAGAAGATCGATCATGCCTTTCACGAGGCAGATCGAGACGATGTCCTCGTCGTGCTGGCGCACGGGGTGACTGGAGACAAGGACCGTGAAATGCTGATGACTCTCGCGAATGGTCTGGCCGCAAAAGGCTGGCCTGCGATGCGCATGTCCTTCTCAGGAAACGGCCACTCCGAGGGCGATTTCCGGGATTCCACGGTCAGTAAGGAAGTGGATGATTTGCACGCGGTGCTGGATCAGGTGAAAGGTTCCAAGAAGATTGCCTACATTGGTCACAGCATGGGAGGTGCCGTGGGCGCGCTCGCTGCTGCCAAGGATGACCGCATCAATGTGCTCGTTTCTCTGGCGGGCATGGTGCGTACCAAGGATTTTTGCGACACAGAGTTTGGCGAGGAAACCCCAGATTCCGGCTATATGTGGGAGGATGATACCAAACCTCTCTCTCAAGCCTATGTGGATGACATGCACGCTATCGGGGATACCTTCGCGGCTGCACGGGATGTCCGTACTCCGTGGTTGCTTATCCATGGCACGGAGGACGATGTGGTTCTTCCTAAGGATAGCGATGACCTCTACCTGAAGCTCAAGGGTAAGAAGAAGCTCGTTAGAGTGGAAGGTGCCGACCACATGTTTGCCAATGACTACGATCTACTGATTGAGGAGATCGACGACTGGCTGGGTGAGCATCTCGGCTAA
- a CDS encoding NAD(P)-dependent oxidoreductase, whose amino-acid sequence MKPKVGFVGVGRMGANMARHLKDSGYVVSAVFDVNQEAAQSLAEELGAEHAQNLANVTAHSDVVLTVVTDDDAMRDIFNQQGDTLLNGAEGVTFINCATLSPGVHEEVEAAANAVGAHSLEACMASSITQARQGTLYLMIGGKEEIFEQNKELLETLSTALRYVGPTGTAAKVKALVNMVMNINTAGLAEGLGLGEALGLDLAMLRDVFSQTGANSRVLETDAEDMVIRDHECYFSASHAAKDSGIANDLAKEVGIAVPLSEATEKQYREMIDLGLGELDKSGVAELTFKGRAKE is encoded by the coding sequence ATGAAACCTAAAGTTGGATTTGTCGGTGTAGGACGTATGGGAGCAAACATGGCTCGCCACCTGAAGGACTCAGGCTACGTGGTCTCTGCGGTCTTTGATGTGAATCAGGAAGCTGCCCAGTCTCTGGCTGAAGAGCTTGGGGCGGAGCATGCCCAGAACCTGGCGAATGTGACTGCGCATTCCGACGTGGTGCTTACCGTCGTTACCGATGATGACGCCATGCGAGACATCTTCAACCAGCAGGGCGATACACTCCTCAATGGAGCCGAAGGGGTGACCTTCATCAACTGCGCGACCCTCAGCCCGGGTGTGCATGAAGAAGTGGAAGCCGCAGCCAATGCCGTGGGAGCACACAGCCTGGAGGCCTGCATGGCATCCAGCATCACCCAGGCCCGCCAAGGAACGCTCTACCTGATGATCGGCGGTAAGGAGGAAATTTTCGAACAGAACAAGGAGCTGCTGGAGACTCTCTCCACTGCACTACGCTACGTGGGCCCAACGGGTACCGCAGCGAAGGTGAAAGCCTTGGTCAACATGGTGATGAACATCAACACCGCAGGTCTGGCTGAAGGCCTAGGACTAGGTGAGGCACTTGGGCTGGACCTGGCGATGCTGCGTGATGTCTTCTCCCAGACAGGCGCGAACTCCCGTGTGCTGGAGACCGATGCTGAAGACATGGTGATCCGTGATCACGAGTGCTATTTCTCTGCCTCCCATGCGGCGAAGGACAGTGGCATTGCCAATGACCTGGCTAAGGAGGTTGGAATTGCCGTGCCGCTTTCTGAAGCAACCGAGAAGCAATACCGTGAGATGATCGATCTCGGTCTTGGCGAGCTGGACAAGTCCGGCGTGGCGGAACTTACCTTCAAAGGCAGAGCCAAAGAGTAG
- a CDS encoding DNA-3-methyladenine glycosylase I, whose amino-acid sequence MKRCAWVSDDPLYIQYHDEEWGVPQHDDRHLFEMLILEGAQAGLSWITVLKKRENYRKAFHQFDVRKVAAMSDADLEERLLDPGIIRNRLKVFSARRNARAALKLIEEFGSLDRYFWSWVDDQPIQNNFQNLQDVPVNTPLSDQISKDLKKRDFNFVGTTIIYSFMQAIGMTNDHTTDCTFYSVRNA is encoded by the coding sequence ATGAAACGCTGTGCCTGGGTCTCAGACGATCCACTCTATATCCAGTATCACGATGAGGAATGGGGAGTACCCCAGCACGATGATCGTCACCTTTTCGAAATGCTTATCCTGGAGGGAGCTCAGGCCGGCCTTTCGTGGATCACCGTGCTCAAGAAAAGGGAAAACTACCGCAAGGCCTTCCATCAGTTCGACGTCCGTAAAGTCGCCGCCATGAGTGATGCCGATCTGGAGGAACGACTGCTCGACCCGGGTATCATCCGCAACCGCCTCAAGGTCTTCTCGGCTCGCCGCAATGCACGCGCAGCCCTCAAACTCATAGAAGAATTCGGCTCGTTGGATCGCTACTTCTGGTCCTGGGTGGACGACCAACCGATCCAAAACAACTTTCAAAACCTACAGGATGTCCCTGTAAATACCCCTCTCTCCGACCAAATCAGCAAGGACCTCAAGAAGCGCGACTTCAACTTTGTTGGCACCACGATCATCTACTCCTTTATGCAAGCCATCGGAATGACTAACGATCACACCACGGACTGCACTTTTTACTCTGTTAGAAATGCTTAG
- a CDS encoding tRNA dihydrouridine synthase, whose product MRSLFPENRPALVLAPMQDVTDLPFMRVMSEFGGPDYFVTEYFRVHQDSRPEKHILRSITQNETGKPIFAQLIGMDIPAMVKNVEILQRYEIEGIDINMGCPAPVVCRKDAGGGLLRKLDHVNDMLGTLRDAVHKKFTVKTRVGYESHEEFETILQLFRKHDIDALAIHGRTVKERYQTPVHDDCIKHAVETMACPVIANGNVVNVATGRAYHAKTNAAGLMIGRGAIRSPWIFQQLKDSYEGKDYHKPTRKHLRHYVEVLYHELAKEWKEFDEQRHVNKMKRYLIYISQGIDADFEFEIRRVKSAEAFFGVCDKYLLRDELLPELPPENSKIFCGFSALLED is encoded by the coding sequence ATGAGATCACTTTTTCCAGAGAACCGGCCAGCTCTCGTCCTCGCTCCCATGCAGGACGTGACGGACCTGCCGTTCATGCGGGTGATGTCCGAGTTCGGTGGGCCGGATTACTTTGTAACTGAGTACTTCCGGGTGCATCAGGACTCCCGGCCGGAGAAGCACATCCTGCGTTCCATTACTCAGAATGAGACGGGCAAACCGATCTTTGCCCAGCTGATCGGCATGGATATTCCCGCCATGGTGAAGAACGTGGAAATCCTGCAACGCTACGAGATCGAAGGTATCGATATCAACATGGGCTGCCCGGCTCCCGTGGTCTGCCGCAAGGATGCTGGCGGCGGGCTGCTACGTAAGCTCGATCATGTGAATGACATGCTCGGTACCTTGCGTGATGCGGTGCATAAGAAGTTTACCGTGAAAACCCGTGTGGGCTATGAATCCCATGAGGAATTCGAAACCATTCTCCAGCTTTTCCGCAAACATGACATCGATGCGCTGGCCATCCATGGGCGTACCGTGAAGGAGCGCTACCAGACACCGGTGCACGATGACTGTATCAAGCACGCCGTGGAGACGATGGCTTGCCCGGTGATTGCCAACGGCAATGTGGTGAATGTGGCAACGGGCCGTGCCTACCATGCGAAGACCAATGCCGCGGGTCTGATGATCGGCCGTGGTGCCATCCGCAGTCCCTGGATTTTCCAACAGCTCAAAGACAGTTACGAGGGCAAGGACTATCACAAGCCTACCCGGAAGCACCTCCGTCACTACGTCGAGGTGCTCTATCATGAGCTGGCCAAGGAGTGGAAGGAGTTCGACGAACAGCGCCACGTCAACAAGATGAAGCGCTACCTGATCTACATTTCCCAGGGGATTGATGCCGACTTTGAGTTCGAGATCCGCCGGGTGAAAAGCGCCGAGGCCTTCTTCGGTGTCTGTGACAAGTATCTACTCCGGGACGAGCTCCTTCCCGAGTTGCCGCCGGAGAATTCAAAGATCTTCTGTGGGTTCTCTGCTTTGTTAGAGGACTAG
- the msrB gene encoding peptide-methionine (R)-S-oxide reductase MsrB, with translation METSKETPEQPSDKVVKTDEEWKKVLTPEQYRVARQAGTERPNGAVYKQFKQQGAGTYYCVGCNAKLFSSKEKFDARCGWPSFYDPANAKNVKTKQDLSGGMIRTEVICAKCDAHLGHVFEGEGFNTPTDKRYCINGIVLKFVPKGEEKKAETKEESKKE, from the coding sequence ATGGAAACATCCAAAGAAACTCCTGAGCAACCATCTGACAAAGTCGTCAAAACTGACGAAGAATGGAAAAAGGTCCTCACCCCTGAGCAGTACCGCGTAGCCCGCCAGGCTGGCACCGAGAGGCCAAATGGAGCAGTTTACAAGCAGTTCAAGCAGCAGGGTGCCGGCACCTACTACTGCGTGGGCTGTAACGCTAAACTCTTCTCTTCCAAAGAAAAATTCGATGCTCGCTGCGGCTGGCCATCCTTCTATGATCCCGCTAATGCCAAGAATGTGAAGACCAAGCAGGATCTCAGCGGCGGCATGATCCGCACCGAGGTCATTTGCGCCAAATGCGACGCCCATCTCGGCCATGTCTTTGAAGGTGAGGGATTCAACACACCTACCGACAAACGCTACTGCATCAATGGCATTGTCCTAAAGTTTGTGCCCAAAGGCGAAGAGAAGAAGGCAGAAACAAAAGAGGAGAGTAAGAAAGAATAG